One part of the Deltaproteobacteria bacterium genome encodes these proteins:
- a CDS encoding polysaccharide export protein, translated as MILKAFSPSVAAEPCDPPGREPESGSKVPACTYRIGPGDLIEVSIWRDENLTREILVPPDGVISFPLIEEIEVTSLTVPQLREKITRKICEYIPDATVTVILLKANSLMAYVIGKVNQPGRYPITLNTNVMQILAMAGGLNPFAAPKKILILRVEGGKTLALSFNYDQVKKGENLEQNILLKRGDVVVVP; from the coding sequence ATGATCCTGAAAGCCTTCTCTCCCTCGGTCGCCGCTGAGCCTTGCGATCCTCCCGGGAGAGAACCGGAGTCAGGTTCCAAGGTCCCGGCATGCACTTACAGGATCGGTCCCGGGGACCTGATCGAGGTCTCCATCTGGAGAGACGAAAATTTGACCAGGGAAATCCTCGTCCCGCCGGACGGGGTCATCTCCTTCCCGCTGATAGAAGAGATCGAGGTAACGAGTCTTACAGTTCCGCAACTAAGGGAGAAAATCACCCGGAAAATCTGTGAATACATCCCGGATGCCACGGTGACCGTCATTCTCCTTAAGGCCAACAGCCTGATGGCTTATGTCATCGGAAAGGTGAACCAGCCCGGCCGGTATCCAATCACCCTCAACACCAACGTGATGCAGATCCTGGCCATGGCGGGCGGGCTGAATCCTTTCGCCGCCCCGAAGAAAATCCTCATCCTTCGGGTGGAAGGAGGAAAGACCCTAGCGTTGTCGTTCAATTACGACCAGGTGAAAAAAGGGGAAAACCTGGAACAAAACATCCTCCTCAAGAGGGGGGACGTCGTGGTGGTGCCTTGA
- a CDS encoding outer membrane beta-barrel protein, translating into MLTGCVISAQAAETSLNPSIEIRGEYDDNIGFSGTERKGDFLIHIRPALSLDYRNERWSVTGHGAATIIRHQEEIGNDSEQQDYGLRCLYDASERVRLEGHLEFLTDEALESELHETGLLTVRTRRRRLGGGAGLGLKISERTDLGLHLEGGKTLYRDPGLTGYDTYSFFMVVNRSFLNQRGGLTVKTGYSGYRSRASKMDDYGLYFGLSRSLTETWRLNCSLGLRRSMIDYQRLRIDSAGDALASPFRIVTERDSTWWGMADFFLTKKGSTYSAAMGFNREQGYSSRGEPIEQNRFYVNGMRRLSPRFTINLSGTVYRTRSKGGFSEVNARHLGLGASMEYRFSRRRSLMAGYDYDRHREETLSNGQVRERNRVWISLICSF; encoded by the coding sequence TTGCTGACGGGATGTGTCATCTCCGCCCAGGCGGCGGAGACATCCCTGAACCCCTCAATCGAGATTCGAGGGGAATACGACGACAATATTGGTTTTTCCGGGACAGAACGGAAGGGAGACTTTCTGATTCACATACGCCCCGCCTTATCCCTGGATTACAGGAACGAGCGCTGGTCCGTGACGGGGCACGGGGCCGCCACGATCATCAGGCACCAGGAAGAAATCGGGAACGATAGCGAACAGCAGGATTACGGCCTTAGATGTCTTTACGATGCATCGGAGAGAGTGCGCCTGGAAGGGCACCTCGAATTTCTGACGGATGAGGCCCTCGAATCGGAACTCCATGAGACAGGTCTCCTCACGGTTCGTACCCGCAGGAGGCGACTTGGGGGAGGGGCGGGCCTGGGTCTTAAAATCAGCGAACGCACCGACCTGGGTCTCCATTTAGAGGGCGGCAAAACCCTTTACAGGGACCCAGGGCTGACTGGTTATGACACTTACAGCTTTTTCATGGTCGTGAATCGCTCTTTTTTGAATCAGCGGGGAGGCCTTACGGTGAAAACCGGCTACTCCGGTTACCGATCCCGGGCGAGCAAGATGGACGATTACGGACTTTATTTCGGCCTGAGCCGTTCACTGACAGAGACATGGCGCCTGAACTGCTCCCTGGGCCTTCGCCGCTCAATGATTGATTATCAAAGGCTGAGAATCGATTCCGCCGGAGACGCCCTTGCATCGCCTTTTCGGATCGTAACGGAAAGGGACAGCACCTGGTGGGGCATGGCGGATTTTTTCCTCACCAAGAAAGGCAGCACCTACTCGGCTGCAATGGGGTTCAATCGGGAGCAGGGATACTCTTCCAGGGGAGAACCCATCGAGCAGAACCGATTCTACGTCAACGGAATGAGGAGATTATCCCCTCGGTTCACAATCAATCTTTCAGGCACCGTATATCGAACCCGCTCCAAAGGCGGCTTTTCAGAGGTGAACGCCAGGCACCTGGGATTAGGGGCCTCAATGGAGTACCGGTTCAGCAGGAGACGCTCCCTGATGGCCGGGTACGACTATGACCGCCACCGGGAGGAGACCCTTTCCAACGGTCAGGTGCGTGAACGGAACCGCGTATGGATTTCCCTGATCTGCAGCTTCTAG